The proteins below are encoded in one region of Podarcis raffonei isolate rPodRaf1 chromosome 6, rPodRaf1.pri, whole genome shotgun sequence:
- the LHFPL5 gene encoding LHFPL tetraspan subfamily member 5 protein, whose product MGKMLPAQEAAKIYHTNYVRNARAMGVLWALFTLCFAVIMVVTFIQPYWIGDSIDTPQAGYFGLFSYCIGNALTGELICKGSPLDFGTIPSSAFKTAMFFVGISTFLIIGCIFCFSLFFFCNAATVFKVCAWMQLAACAGLSIGCLLYPDGWDSPEVKRMCGEKTDKYTLGVCTVRWAYILCIIGILDAFILSFLAFVLGNRQDNLLPSDFQVDNKEEGNE is encoded by the exons ATGGGGAAGATGCTCCCAGCCCAGGAGGCAGCAAAAATCTACCACACCAACTATGTGAGGAATGCCCGAGCCATGGGGGTCCTGTGGGCCCTGTTCACCCTCTGCTTTGCTGTGATCATGGTGGTGACTTTCATCCAGCCCTACTGGATCGGGGACAGCATTGACACACCACAGGCTGGCTACTTTGGCCTTTTCTCCTACTGCATTGGCAATGCCCTTACAGGGGAACTCATCTGCAAGGGCAGCCCGCTGGACTTTGGCACCATCCCCTCAAGTGCCTTCAAAACGGCCATGTTCTTTGTGGGCATCTCAACCTTCCTCATCATTGGCTGCATCTTCTGCTtcagcctcttcttcttctgcaacgCAGCCACTGTCTTCAAGGTGTGCGCTTGGATGCAGCTGGCAGCAT GTGCAGGCTTGTCCATAGGCTGCCTGCTCTACCCTGACGGCTGGGACTCACCTGAGGTGAAACGTATGTGTGGTGAGAAGACTGACAAATACACACTGGGGGTGTGCACAGTGCGCTGGGCATACATCCTCTGCATCATTGGGATCCTGGACGCCTTCATTCTCTCCTTCTTGGCATTTGTGCTTGGCAACCGGCAAGACAATCTCCTTCCATCTGACTTCCAAGTGGATAATAAAG AAGAAGGAAATGAATGA